In Lactuca sativa cultivar Salinas chromosome 5, Lsat_Salinas_v11, whole genome shotgun sequence, the DNA window TTGCGAGCCTTGCTTTGAAGCCACATTCCTTGTTCTAGCAAGACACTTGCACCTTGAACTTGAAATTAACCCGCCATAGACCATTATTCCATGTAAGCAATATGATTACACTTGAGAAACCATCTTCTATGTTGTTATGTAACCAAGATTGTTACGACCTTCACCGAACAACTCAATTTTTGCACTCCTTCGACCTATTGGATTTTGTTCTATAATGCCCATTTATTGACAAATCAAACTTGAGAAAAGAAACTTGATTAATTCGACACTCAACCATCTCCAATTCACCCTTTGATTAATCTTTGAAAATCGTTGCCCTAAGAACAAACCAAGCACCATTTTCCTGATCAAAAACTCATGTGAAGATTTAAACGGGGTCGCCACCAAATGACAACATTCACTCACTCTTTAATCGAAGAGAAATTCACAAACCCAAAACCAAAGAGAAATTCaagtaaacaaataaacaaacaaaaataaagttGTCTTTGTCACCCAATTTGaacatgaaaattttcaaaaaccagGCACCAAACTTCTACGGTTCCAACCTCTTTTGTCTTGATCTTGATCAAAGTTTCCATTTAAATATGCAATTGGAACATCACCCAACAATTGCTTGCACCTCTTCGTTGTGCATTTCTTTAAAAAATTGGTCATTTCCACCTCAGGCTCTTATACCAATTTGGTGTGCATTTGCGAATACGAAATAAAGAAATAAGAAGATACTATTAAGAAAGATTGAACAAAATGACCAGAAAGAGTGTTTCTTGATTGACTTGTGCATACACGGCATGACTACATGAGAGAAAGGTAAAAGTAGGAATACAAAAATACTCATTTTTGAGTATCCCTTTGCCAGGGTCAAAAGTTACTTTTTGACCTCTCATTATTGTGACAATTGATCCTAACGGCCTAACCGTATAAGTTGAGGGGCTTTGGCCACCCGTTTCTAGTTTGAGTAGTTACTAATTACTATCCAATCCACGTTTGGGctcgttttttaaaataaacacaaGGAAATTTgacgaaaaaaaaaacaactgtTACACCTACCCTACTTTAACCACAATCTAATAGTTGATAAAATACATCTCCTACATTCTAGTCTTAAAAACACACACCCACCTTTCATTTACAGCAAGAACCAAAACATACCAACATTCCCTTCACCCTTATTACGCATTTACACAATCACTTAAATACCAATTATCATCTACAGTAGTTGATATCTTTTTCTCAATAAAACCTATCTATGCTTATAattattcattcattcattcaatcTGTCTATCATGCCAAAGAAAACCACTTGTGTGTTGGGTAGGGGGACATGAGTGGCTGTTGTCATTATTAGGTATCAAGAGATTTCTATCACCATTCATTACCACACGCAAGCAAGCTATCCCTATCACCGTAAATCATTAACCCAAATGCTCTCACTCTGCAATCTATCTACTTTTTTTTCCCTAATGATCATTCATCATGATATTAACAAAACTAATTAACAAGATTTTTCTTTTGTGAAAGATGAATTAACTAAATGCTAGGAATACAaatatttgtttctaaaaatcaaatttttcatCCTCCCCTTAGAATGTTACACAAGACAAAGATTACAATATAACCACAAAAATCAAGACGATGAAGAAAAATGTGGAcgaagaggaggtggaggaagtagtTGATGGGTGGGATGCACCTGCTTATTACTAGTATGGTTCCCATTTCCTGGTGAGCCGCCGCTGACGAATGGGTGGCGCAACAACTGCGCCGCCGTCCACCTCTTCGCTGGATCTCTTTGCAAACAGCATGACACAAAATCTCGAAATTCACGAGACGCCGTCGCCGGTGCTTCTGGTGGTTGTGCCATACAAATTGCACACATAAGACTAGCCCAATCACCTTGTCTCCCTACGGCGAACGGAAAACGGCCCAAATAAAATTCCAAAATGCTTACACCTAAGCTCCAAATATCTCCGGCGTACCCGTCGTATTTGCCGTGATTCAGGTCTGTGTTTATTCTTTCCGGACTCATGTAGGCGATAGTACCTACAGACGAATTGCAAGGATCCATCGTTTGCGCCAAGATTCTTGAAACCCCGAAATCGGCAATCTTAACTTGCttttttgaattaattaaaagatttGAGGGTTTAATATCACGATGGACAATCTTCCGGCGGTGGAGGTAGTATATGCCGGAGAGAACTTGACGGGTGAGATCGGCTAAAGAGGCTTCATTGGAGATGTGAGTTCCTTCAAGGGATCCGCCGTCCAAGTATTCAAGAAGCACTTGGATCTCACCGCCGTGATCGAACATGTCATGACACTTGACGATATTGAGGTTATCGACGTCACGCAAGATCTCGATTTCGCGACAGATCTGGCGGCGCACGTCGTCTTCGTGGTTGCCGTAGATTACTTTCAGTGCGAATAGGCGGCCGGTAGGGCGGTGGAGGACTTTATAGACGGTTCCACCGCTACCGCTGCCGATTCTGTTCATACGGTCGAGTTCGGATATGTTGAAGGGCTGCTGTTTAGAGTTGGAGATGAGTTGCGAGGTGGTGGAACTAGGGGCTGAAGAGGGTGGGAGAGGGAGAGGGAC includes these proteins:
- the LOC111910380 gene encoding mitogen-activated protein kinase kinase 5 → MKPMLPPPTGASANRPRRRPDLTLPLPQRQPQIAVPLPLPPSSAPSSTTSQLISNSKQQPFNISELDRMNRIGSGSGGTVYKVLHRPTGRLFALKVIYGNHEDDVRRQICREIEILRDVDNLNIVKCHDMFDHGGEIQVLLEYLDGGSLEGTHISNEASLADLTRQVLSGIYYLHRRKIVHRDIKPSNLLINSKKQVKIADFGVSRILAQTMDPCNSSVGTIAYMSPERINTDLNHGKYDGYAGDIWSLGVSILEFYLGRFPFAVGRQGDWASLMCAICMAQPPEAPATASREFRDFVSCCLQRDPAKRWTAAQLLRHPFVSGGSPGNGNHTSNKQVHPTHQLLPPPPLRPHFSSSS